Part of the Papio anubis isolate 15944 chromosome 6, Panubis1.0, whole genome shotgun sequence genome, TGCTAACGTCATGTCATCAGCCGCCATAAATCACTGCCTGCAAATCCCTTTCGCCGTCCGCCACCGTCCTTGCCACCGCCGCCAGTCGTCACCACcataatcaccaccaccaccatcaccaccaccaaatCCCACCACATAATGGTAATGTAACAAACGAAACTAATAGCTCCCAAATAGTATCTTCATCCAGGTATTAATCTGagcattttcctcattttgaacTTGTTTTAATGTATGCATTTAAAGTCTGTATTAGGCCCCAGAAGATCTGCTTGACAGGTCAGTGTGGCACGCACTATTCTAATCATGCCAAAATAAGCTGTAACAGTGCAGACGTGCTTGTACTGACAGGCTAGCAAGCTGGCCTGCTGGTGCCTGCCTGTTCCCTTCTCACCAGGTCGAAGAGAAGTACCACATATCCAGTATGCCAAGAGGCCCTTGGATGTGATCCCACTAGTCTCTGAGGGTGCTCAACGCATGCCTGACAGGTTGTAGGGATCGCATGCCCAAGGGTAGATCCAGGAGGCCTTGGCAGCTGCCCTGGGTGTTTGGGGCATTTAAAGCTAATGCCACCCTTCAATTCAGTGGTTGGAAGCTTTACACCAGCTCAGCAGGAATCACATCTGTCAGTCTGCAGTTAAATATAGAAAACCGAGCTGAAGCCACTGGCTCCAGACACCTGTCTGACCCTACTCACCACTCAGTCAAGTTTTAGAGATGTATAATGCTTGGTAAAGAGAACTGTGCTCTTTTCCTTTATGGGAGCCATGTGGCAGGATTATTAACCTATTTTCACACTATTTGGAATTATACTGCTTATAGTTTTCTggaacctatttttttctttttttttttgagacggagtctgctgtGTCGccttcaggctgagtgcaggagCGATCTCGCTCACCAAAAGTGCTCCTcctggttcacgcttattctcctgcctagcctcccaagtagctagactacaggcttGCTACCAcgctcgctaatttttttttttttttttgtattttagtagagattttggtttcaccatattagccaggatagtctcgatctcctgacctcgtgatccacccgcctcggcctcctaaagagctgggattacaggcttgagccatcgcgcccggccggaactattttcaaatatatttcagccttttaaataatgaaaatcttgtatctatactttttttttcttttttaaaatttaagtaacaGTAGAaccaagcagaataaaataaatataaagtcaggtttaaagtcatattttttctaatttcgAGTTTGtgtgaaaactagaaaaatcttaAACCTGGTTTTCATGATCCTTTCTTTCTATAGGGGTGTGCAAATAAGTTTTATACATTTGCTTATAACTCacactctttttctcttctcaagATGGGAAACTAACTAGGTCAGATTAAAGCAGAGTATCAGCACTATTTTGACAAGGTATAATTTATCCCATAGGAACATCTTAACTGAAAATCCATTACTGAAATCCCATAGCTTCTTTAGTGGTtgagttcaagtccaaagtcagacttgggttcaaatcccaaatCCTACTTCTGCATGGAAGAAATAAATGCAGTAGGCTGAAGATTATTCTGGATTGCCTACTTAAAGTAAAATTCCCCAACAATTCAGAATTTGTAATTCCATCTAAACTCAAAAGATGTTAAAACAAGTACAAACAGTTTGTAATATAGTATAAATACTATTGCCTGGAGAAAAAGTTGCTTGAGAATTGAGGATGAGCTATTAACTGTGTATAACTCTATAGCTATTACTAAGTGCAGGTGATATAACTtaaaaaggtatatatatatgcctttgACAAAAAATTCCGTTTGTGGAAATTCACTATTCTCATATGCACACtgataaatgaacaaaattattcattgttacACTATGCTGTAAGTataaacctaaatgtccattggtAGGGAACTGGCTAAATAAAACAGCACATATGGACGCCACATATCCATTTAAAGGAGGGAAGCTCTCTGTAGGTTCAAGATACACTGTTTAGTGAAGAAGGCTGCAGAACTGTGTTAGTATCACATCATGtgtgtgaagaaaaaaaggaaatatcctacaTGGGTTTGAAAATATATGGAATATTTCTGCAAGGATGTAAGAAAGATAACCATGATTAGAAAGGTTTCCCTCCAGGGAGGAAACTATATCAAGGAATACAGGAAAAAGAGACACTCACTTTCCACTCCTCAGAATTTTGTACTGTATGTAGGAACTAttctaaaaatgcttttttttttttttttttgtaaaggagaTAAAGGCGTAGTAGGAACTGCACATGAAGACACACAGCGTGTTTTCAAGTAGACGTtttttcaactaatatttattaaaggtattttaaaactCCGGTTGATCTCTCATCTTAACTGTGATTGGTTCAATTTTACCATACCCAAAGAATAAATTCATTTGAGCTTTTACCTACGCCTTTGCTTTTTGTTAAAGGAAGAATTTAATGCAATGTGTTCAGAAAGTTACATTTGAATCGTtaataaagagagaaaggaagagaaagaagagaggacacCATTCCGACACAAACGTTTATGTGATTTTAGCCATTACAACAGTAATTCAGAAATATCTCAAATGTTACATTGATGTCATCAATattacaaaaaagggaaaaaaagtgacAGGCAACAGTGAAGAGCACCAGAGACCCAGCGCACACCTAAAGTAGACCATGCTTCTTTCCTTCCACTGCCAGGGTACCGTCCCGGGAAGCCCCCCACCCCCTCGCTTTCCTCCTCCGCTTCCCCTAACCCGCCTCCGCCTCGCGGGGCATCTACGCCTCGTCCTCGCCCTCCTCCTCCTCGAACTCCCCCTGTTCGTCGGCCGTGGCGTCCTGGTACTGCTGGTACTCAGACACCAGGTCGTTCATGTTGCTCTCGGCCTCGGTGAACTCCATCTCGTCCATGCCCTCGCCCGTGTACCAGTGCAGGAAGGCCTTGCGCCGGAACATGGCCGTGAACTGCTCCGAGATGCGCTTGAACAGCTCCTGGATGGCCGTGCTGTTGCCGATGAAGGTGGCCGACATCTTCAGGCCGCGGGGCGGGATGTCGCACACGGCCGTCTTCACGTTGTTGGGGATCCACTCCACGAAGTAGCTGCTGTTCTTGTTCTGCACGTTGAGCATCTGCTCGTCCACCTCCTTCATGGACATGCGGCCCCGGAAGATGGCAGCCACCGTCAGGTAGCGGCCGTGGCGCGGGTCGCAGGCGGCCATCATGTTCTTGGAGTCGAACATCTGCTGGGTGAGCTCGGGCACGGTCAGGGCCCGGTACTGCTGGCTGCCCCGGCTGGTGAGGGGCGCGAAGCCGGGCATGAAGAAGTGCAGGCGCGGGAAGGGCACCATGTTCACCGCCAGCTTGCGCAGGTCTGCGTTCAGCTGGCCCGGGAAGCGCAGGCAGGTGGTGACCCCGCTCATGGTGGCCGACACCAGGTGGTTGAGGTCCCCGTAGGTGGGGGTGGTCAGCTTCAGGGTGCGGAAGCAGATGTCGTACAGGGCCTCGTTATCAATGCAGTAGGTTTCATCTGTGTTTTCCACCAGCTGGTGGACAGAGAGGGTGGCGTTGTAGGGCTCCACCACCGTGTCTGACACCTTGGGTGAGGGCATGACGCTGAAGGTGTTCATGATGCGGTCTGGGTACTCCTCCCGGATCTTGCTGATGAGCAGGGTGCCCATCCCGGACCCGGTGCCGCCCCCCAGAGAGTGGGTCAGCTGGAAGCCCTGGAGACAGTCACAGCTCTCTGACTCCTTCCTCACCACGTCCAGGACCGAGTCGACCAGCTCGGCTCCCTCTGTGTAGTGGCCCTTGGCCCAGTTATTCCCAGCTCCACTCTGGCCTGCCAGAGGGAAAGAGAAATCTTGAGTCACTGGTGATTGTATTAAATACCTTGCCTCAAACCCCTTAGTATAGATCAATGAGTCAATGCTCAGATAAGACTATTTCAGATAATCACCAAAATGGCCAAAcgttaaaatatttgttcatgaATATATCATAAATAAGGAAGGTCAGGACGCCGAGCTCTTAGCAGTTGGAAGGCAAACAATTTTACCCTATATTAAAGCTAAGCTGGCACACAGTGGATGTTCTTTCCCTCTGGCAGTCacacctctccagcctcagctgccCAGTGTAAAATGAGTCCCTCATGCTCTCAGTCACACCAGGCACTCACCAAACACGAAATTGTCTGGTCTGAAGATCTGGCCGAATGGTCCAGACCTAACCGAATCCATCGTGCCTGGCTCCAGATCCACAAGGATGGCCCGCGGAACATATTTGTTACCTGCAAGGAACAACAGTGACTTAAGACTCTCAGGCAAGGACCTCTGCAAAGAAGGGCTTGGCGCCTGCTGCCATCATGCAGATGTTCCCCCAAACAAAGGGAGACCCACCATCAGGTTCTCAAAGGGCTCTGTGGACATAAGGAAGCCCAATGAAAGACTGCAGGGAAGGAGCGGAGATCCTCAATTGAATGGCCCACCCTCTCCCAGGGCCACACCCCTGGGGTCCCAGGcaaggaaaggggagaggggtGGAAAAACTGAAGGCAGTGGGGGTGGGGCAAGGGCGATTACCAGTGGCTTCATTGTAGTAAACATTGATTCTCTCCAGCTGCAAATCACTGTCTCCATGGTAACTGCCAGTGGGGTCAATCCCATGTTCATCACTGATGACCTCCCAAAACTGAGACAGAAAGGCTGCATTTAGCCATGCACGATCCGCCAGAAACGCCAAGGCTCACAATGAAATGTCCCCGACTCAGTTCCGACAACCCAACGTTTCAGGAGCTTGAAGGTTTAAAGGGCGGCGTGACCCGGGCACAGCCGCGGGGCTTGTATTTTGCAGGGTTAGAAAGTCGAAACTGGGCGTTTCCCAGGCGAACAGCTGCTGCTTGCGGCGGGAGGTAGGGGGTCGAGGGGGGAAGGACCAGCCAAAGCAGGGCAGTGGCGGAGCTCGGCGCACGGGTCGCAGCCCCAGGCGGCGGCAGGAGGCGAGGGCACAGGGACTGC contains:
- the LOC101016760 gene encoding tubulin beta-2B chain isoform X1 produces the protein MREIVHIQAGQCGNQIGAKFWEVISDEHGIDPTGSYHGDSDLQLERINVYYNEATGNKYVPRAILVDLEPGTMDSVRSGPFGQIFRPDNFVFGQSGAGNNWAKGHYTEGAELVDSVLDVVRKESESCDCLQGFQLTHSLGGGTGSGMGTLLISKIREEYPDRIMNTFSVMPSPKVSDTVVEPYNATLSVHQLVENTDETYCIDNEALYDICFRTLKLTTPTYGDLNHLVSATMSGVTTCLRFPGQLNADLRKLAVNMVPFPRLHFFMPGFAPLTSRGSQQYRALTVPELTQQMFDSKNMMAACDPRHGRYLTVAAIFRGRMSMKEVDEQMLNVQNKNSSYFVEWIPNNVKTAVCDIPPRGLKMSATFIGNSTAIQELFKRISEQFTAMFRRKAFLHWYTGEGMDEMEFTEAESNMNDLVSEYQQYQDATADEQGEFEEEEGEDEA